The Sphingopyxis sp. YR583 DNA segment GCGCGCGGCGATCATTCCGGTGCTTGCGATCCCGGTATCGCTGATCGGGACGTTCGTGGTGCTCGCGGCGTTCGGCTACAGCCTCAACAACTTGTCGCTGTTCGGGCTGGTGCTCGCGATCGGGATCGTCGTCGACGACGCGATCGTCGTCGTCGAGAATGTCGAGCGCAATCTCGAAAAGGGCATGTCCGCGCTCGAGGCCGCGCGGACGTCGATGGACGAAGTATCGGGTGCGCTCGTCGCGATCGTGCTCGTGCTCTGCGCCGTGTTCGTCCCGACGCTGTTCCTCACCGGCCTGTCGGGCGCTTTCTATCAGCAGTTCGCGGTGACCATCTCGACCGCGACGATCATCTCGCTGGTGCTGTCGCTCACCCTTTCGCCCGCGCTTGCCGCGATCCTGCTCAAGCCGCACGCGCCTGCCCAGGCCGATGGCTGGCTGATGGCGCGCATCCACTATGCCGGCGAACGCTTCAACGAGGCGTTCGAGCGGCTCAGCAACGGCTATGCGTCGCTTACCGACCGGCTGGTGCGCGCGCCGAAGAAGATGATGGTCACCTATGCCGGGTTGATCGCCGCGACCGCGGGCCTGTTCTGGGCGACGCCGACGGGCTTCATCCCGGCGCAGGACCAGGGCTATTTCCTCGTCGTCGCCAAGCTGCCCGCCGGCGCCTCGGTCGAACGCACCGATGCGGTACTGAAAAAGGTCGCGGGCCGCGTGCTGCCGATCGAGGGCGTCCTCGGCTCGGTGATGCTCGCGGGCTTCGATGGCCCGTCGCAGACGCTCGCGCCGAACTCGGCCGCCGCTTACTTCCCGCTCAAGTCGTTCGAGGAGCGAGGGAAGCTCGGCGTCAATTTCGAAGACATCATGAACCAGGCGCGTGCGAACACCGCCGACATCACCGAGGCGCAGATCGTCGTCATCCCGCCGCCGCTGATCCAGGGTATCGGTTCGGCGGGCGGTTACCGCATGATCGTCCAGGATCGCGGCGGGAACGGCTATGCCGCGCTTGCGAACGAGACGAACAATCTGATCGGCAAGGCGAACCAGACCCCGGGACTCGCGAACGTGTTCACCTTCTTCGACCCGTCGAACCCGCGGATCTTTGCCGATATCGACCGCGCGAAGGCGAATGCGCTCGGCGTGCCGCCCGAGCGGGTGTTCGAGGCGCTGCAGGTCTATCTGGGCTCGGCGTTCGTCAACGACTTCAACCTGCTCGGCCGTACCTATCGCGTGACCGCACAGGCCGACGCGCCCTACCGCCAGACCGTCGCCGATATCGCGAACCTTCGTACCCGGTCGGACTCGGGCGCGATGGTGCCGATCGGATCGGTCGCGAACTTCGAGGATCGCACGGGGCCGTATCGCGTCACGCGCTATAATCTCTTCCCTGCGGTCGAGATCGACGGTGATACCGCTCCGGGTTCGTCGTCGGGCGCGTCGCTGACGACGATGGAAAAGCTCGCGGCGGACAATCTGCCCGCGGGTTACGGCACCGAGTGGACGGGCATCGCCTTCCAGCAGAAGGCGGCGGCGAACACCGCAGGCATCGTCTTCGCGCTCGCGGTGGTCTTCGTCTTCCTTGTGCTCGCCGCCCAATATGAAAGCCTGATGCTGCCACTGGCGATCATCTTCATCGTACCAATGTGTCTGCTCGCGGCGATGGTCGGCGTGAATTTGCGCGGCATGGACAACAACGTCCTCACGCAGATCGGGCTGGTCGTGCTCATCGCGCTTGCCGCGAAGAACGCGATCCTGATCGTCGAATTCGCCAAGCAGGCCGAAGAAGAGGATGGGCTGTCGCCGATCGAAGCCGCGGTGCGCGCCGCGCGCGACCGTCTGCGCCCGATCCTGATGACCAGCTTCGCCTTCATCCTCGGCGCCGTGCCGCTGCTGATCGCAAGCGGGGCAGGGGCGGAACTGCGCCAGGCGCTCGGTACCGCCGTCTTCTTCGGCATGCTCGGCGTAACGGCGTTCGGCCTCATCTTCACCCCGACCTTCTACGTCGTCGCCCGTTCGCTCAGCCAATGGTCGGCTGCGCGGCGCGCGCGGCGCGGCGGATCGGACGACCACGGAACGGCGCTGCCGGTTCCGGCGGAATAAGGAGCAGGAATATGATCCTTCGCAATATCCTCACCGCCGCCTCGGCGCTGGCACTCGCAGCCTGCGCGGTCGGCCCCAACTATGCCGAGCCCAAATCGGCGTCGGCGCCCGTCGCGACCGGGCCGTTCGTCTCGGCGGACAGCCCCGCTGTCTCGCTCGCGCCGGTCGCGGGCGACTGGTGGCGGCTCTATAACGATCCCGTCCTCGACGGCCTCGTCGGCGATGCGCTCGCGAACAACACCGACGTCCGCGTCGCGGTCGCCAATATCGCTCGCGCCCGGGCATCGCTGCGCGGCGCGCGCGCCGACCGTCTGCCGCAGGGTCAGATCGGTGCCGGCGCCAATTACCGCCGCAGCCCCGAAGCCCAGCGCCTGCCCGGCGCGGACCGCGAGGATTGGGCGGTCGATGTCGGGATCAACGTCTCCTACGAGGTCGACCTGTTCGGCCGCGTCAGCCGCTCGATCGAGGCCGCGCGCGGCGATGCCGCCGCTGCCGAAGCGAATGCCGACGCGGTGCGCGTGATCGTCGCCGCCGACACGACGCAGGCCTATGCGGACGCCGCCTCGGGCGCCGCCCGGCTCGATGTCGCGCGGCGCATCGTCGGGCTGCTCGACCAGCAAGTGAAACTCACCGAACGGCGCAAGGAGGTCGGGATGGCGACGGGGCTGGACCTCGCGCGCATCACGACGCTGCGCGATCAGCGCTCCGCGGACATTCCTTCCATCGAGGCCGAGCGGCAGGCGGCGTTATTCCGCCTCGCGACTCTGACCGGTCGTGCCCCCGCTGCGCTCCCCGCGATCGCGGCGGATCGCAACATCAGCCTCGAAATCACCGACCCGATCCCAGTCGGTGATGGGGCGGCGCTGTTGAAGCGCCGTCCCGATATTCGCGCCGCCGAGCGCCGCCTCGCCGCCGACACCGCGCGCATCGGCGTCGCAACAGCGGATCTCTATCCGCGCATCACCCTCGGCGGTTCGGCGGGCTCGACCGGTGCGGGCTTCGGCGACATATTCGGCGGCGGCCCGGTCCGCTGGCTGCTCGGGCCCTTGCTCAACTGGGCCTTCCCCAATCAGGAGCCCGCGCGTGCACGGATCGCGGCGGCCGAAGCCGATACGCAGGCGTCGCTCGCCGAATTCGACGGCACGGTGCTGCGCGCGCTCGAGGAAACCGAAACCGCTCTGTCATCCTACGCGCGTTCGCTCGAACAACGGCAGGCGCTGCGCGCCGCGCGCGATCAGGCCGAGCGTGCCGCGCGGATCGTGCGTGCAAAGCGGCAGGAGGGCGCATCCGATTCGCTCGAATGGCTCGACGCCGAACGGACGTTCGCGGAGACCGAAGCCGTGCTCGCCGAGCAGGATGGCCAGATTTCGCGGCGGCAGATCGCATTGTTCCGCGCGCTGGCGGGTGGCTGGTCGACCTAGAAGGGGGTCAGACGACGTCGCTCGGCGCGCCGCCGGGCGACCAAAGTTGGGCCGCGAGCCGGTGCAGCGCCCGCGAGAGGCTCCGCCGGTCGATCGTCCCGCCAAGCGAAATACGCATCGCTGCGGGGGCATCGGGCGCCACCGCGAACCGGTCCGAGGGCACCGCCGACAGTCCATCGAGCGCCAGGGCGGCGGCGAGCGTGTCGACACTGATATTGTCGGCCAGCGGCAGCCAGAGGTGATAACCGTGCGGGTGCGCGGCGTGACGCCCCTCACCAAGCACCGTGCGGGCTAGTTTTTGCCGCCAGG contains these protein-coding regions:
- a CDS encoding efflux RND transporter permease subunit; the encoded protein is MRLSRFFIDRPIFAAVLAVIITIVGAVAYIGLPVSQYPDIVPPTVTVTATYPGASAETVADTVAAPIEQEINGVDNMLYMSSQSTGDGVVTITVTFKIGTDLDAAQVLVQNRVAIATPRLPETVQRLGVVTRKTSPDFLMVVNLVSPDKSLDRAYISNYALTQLRDRLSRIDGVGDVRLFGARDYAMRVWIDPGRAAALDLTAGEIVAALRRENVQVAAGTLGQPPYANGSDFQLNVETQGRLTDPKDFANIVIRSDADGRQVRVSDVARVELGASDYNSNTYLSGDPTVIMAVFQRPGSNALAAAEAVEAEMASSSKNFPKGLEYRVIYNPTEFIAQSIDAVMETLIEAVFLVVIVILVFLQKWRAAIIPVLAIPVSLIGTFVVLAAFGYSLNNLSLFGLVLAIGIVVDDAIVVVENVERNLEKGMSALEAARTSMDEVSGALVAIVLVLCAVFVPTLFLTGLSGAFYQQFAVTISTATIISLVLSLTLSPALAAILLKPHAPAQADGWLMARIHYAGERFNEAFERLSNGYASLTDRLVRAPKKMMVTYAGLIAATAGLFWATPTGFIPAQDQGYFLVVAKLPAGASVERTDAVLKKVAGRVLPIEGVLGSVMLAGFDGPSQTLAPNSAAAYFPLKSFEERGKLGVNFEDIMNQARANTADITEAQIVVIPPPLIQGIGSAGGYRMIVQDRGGNGYAALANETNNLIGKANQTPGLANVFTFFDPSNPRIFADIDRAKANALGVPPERVFEALQVYLGSAFVNDFNLLGRTYRVTAQADAPYRQTVADIANLRTRSDSGAMVPIGSVANFEDRTGPYRVTRYNLFPAVEIDGDTAPGSSSGASLTTMEKLAADNLPAGYGTEWTGIAFQQKAAANTAGIVFALAVVFVFLVLAAQYESLMLPLAIIFIVPMCLLAAMVGVNLRGMDNNVLTQIGLVVLIALAAKNAILIVEFAKQAEEEDGLSPIEAAVRAARDRLRPILMTSFAFILGAVPLLIASGAGAELRQALGTAVFFGMLGVTAFGLIFTPTFYVVARSLSQWSAARRARRGGSDDHGTALPVPAE
- a CDS encoding efflux transporter outer membrane subunit; protein product: MILRNILTAASALALAACAVGPNYAEPKSASAPVATGPFVSADSPAVSLAPVAGDWWRLYNDPVLDGLVGDALANNTDVRVAVANIARARASLRGARADRLPQGQIGAGANYRRSPEAQRLPGADREDWAVDVGINVSYEVDLFGRVSRSIEAARGDAAAAEANADAVRVIVAADTTQAYADAASGAARLDVARRIVGLLDQQVKLTERRKEVGMATGLDLARITTLRDQRSADIPSIEAERQAALFRLATLTGRAPAALPAIAADRNISLEITDPIPVGDGAALLKRRPDIRAAERRLAADTARIGVATADLYPRITLGGSAGSTGAGFGDIFGGGPVRWLLGPLLNWAFPNQEPARARIAAAEADTQASLAEFDGTVLRALEETETALSSYARSLEQRQALRAARDQAERAARIVRAKRQEGASDSLEWLDAERTFAETEAVLAEQDGQISRRQIALFRALAGGWST